A window from Thiosulfatimonas sediminis encodes these proteins:
- the purF gene encoding amidophosphoribosyltransferase, producing MCGIVGIVTVSENSVNQEIYDALTILQHRGQDAAGIVTCENGRFYQRKDNGLVKDVFRTRHMRDLLGNIGIGHVRYPTAGSSSSAEAQPFYVNSPYGIVMGHNGNITNAHALAEEIYRTDLRHLNTNSDSEVLLNIFAHELKEQGKLEINAEDVFNAVSKVHHRVRGGYAAVGLISTIGVFAFRDPYGLRPCVVGQRQTAAGIDYMVASESVALDGLGFSLIKDLAPGEAVVITDKGEIFYRQCAENPVYSPCIFEYVYFARPDSMIDDISVYKSRLRMGEKMAEKILREWPDHDIDVVMPIPDTSRTSAIELANMLGTPYREGFIKNRYIGRTFIMPGQQLRKKSVRQKLNPIDLEFEGKNVLLVDDSIVRGTTSGQIVQMAREAGANKVYFASVSPPVKYPYVYGIDMPSPSELVASGRTTEEVAEVIGCDKLIYQDLDDLIDAVSAGSDQVSKFDTSCFSGIYATGDITPEYLASLDEARNDEAQNAKPMPGQESVGIHNRS from the coding sequence ATGTGCGGTATTGTTGGCATTGTTACGGTTAGTGAAAATTCGGTAAATCAAGAGATTTACGATGCACTGACGATTTTGCAACATCGAGGACAAGATGCAGCGGGGATCGTGACCTGCGAAAACGGGCGTTTTTATCAGCGTAAGGATAACGGCTTAGTAAAGGATGTGTTTCGTACTCGTCACATGCGTGACCTCTTAGGTAACATTGGTATTGGCCATGTGCGTTACCCAACAGCGGGCTCGTCGTCCAGCGCCGAAGCACAGCCGTTTTACGTTAACTCGCCGTATGGCATTGTGATGGGGCATAACGGCAATATCACAAACGCGCACGCTTTGGCGGAAGAGATTTACCGTACCGATTTGCGTCATTTGAACACCAACTCCGATTCGGAAGTGTTGTTGAATATTTTTGCGCACGAATTAAAAGAGCAAGGCAAACTTGAGATTAATGCCGAAGATGTTTTTAATGCGGTGAGTAAAGTGCATCATCGTGTTCGTGGTGGTTATGCGGCAGTCGGCCTGATTTCTACCATTGGTGTGTTTGCTTTCCGTGACCCTTACGGTCTTCGTCCTTGTGTCGTTGGGCAGCGCCAAACGGCGGCGGGTATCGATTATATGGTTGCGTCTGAATCGGTCGCATTAGATGGCTTAGGCTTTTCATTAATTAAAGACTTGGCGCCAGGTGAGGCAGTGGTGATTACCGATAAAGGCGAGATTTTCTATCGCCAGTGTGCGGAAAATCCAGTCTACTCGCCATGTATTTTCGAATATGTGTATTTTGCGCGTCCGGATTCGATGATTGATGATATTTCGGTGTATAAATCCCGTTTGCGTATGGGTGAAAAAATGGCCGAGAAAATTTTACGTGAATGGCCGGATCACGACATTGATGTGGTTATGCCGATTCCAGATACAAGCCGTACTTCGGCGATTGAATTGGCGAATATGCTCGGCACGCCATACCGTGAAGGGTTTATTAAAAATCGTTATATCGGTCGCACCTTTATTATGCCTGGGCAGCAATTGCGTAAGAAATCGGTGCGTCAAAAATTAAACCCGATTGATTTGGAATTTGAGGGCAAGAACGTTTTGCTGGTTGATGATTCAATAGTGCGTGGTACCACCTCAGGGCAAATCGTGCAGATGGCGCGTGAAGCCGGAGCCAATAAAGTGTACTTTGCCTCAGTTTCTCCACCAGTTAAATATCCTTATGTGTACGGTATTGACATGCCGTCTCCTTCGGAGTTAGTCGCCAGTGGTCGTACGACCGAAGAGGTGGCTGAGGTTATCGGTTGCGATAAATTAATTTATCAAGATTTGGACGATTTAATTGATGCTGTCAGCGCGGGTTCTGATCAGGTTAGTAAGTTTGATACTTCTTGTTTTAGCGGTATTTATGCGACCGGTGATATCACGCCGGAATATTTGGCCTCATTGGACGAGGCGCGCAATGATGAAGCACAAAATGCTAAGCCTATGCCCGGTCAGGAGTCGGTAGGTATTCATAACCGTAGCTAA
- a CDS encoding SPOR domain-containing protein, with the protein MITPRPDKVSQATDETPDLDAPQQAEPSLLNLLASEDDVIKNRLVGALVWVVVLLWFVPAWYADPAYQQTAKPEQNQHQAIVMKPLVKPPEVVAEEQAKAMEAAKLQKAQEMAARQARLVQESRVEPIKVTEKMPPKAAAERPADAVSVNKSAVADKGYIVILATFENKQLLDTALEKAAKAGYPLVVKTYSKVADGRTYLQFNLRTQMYDSYDKAQTAQQNLDKILRLKGSFVRAIALKPQN; encoded by the coding sequence GTGATTACGCCTAGGCCGGATAAGGTCAGTCAAGCAACCGACGAAACGCCTGATTTGGATGCACCGCAACAAGCTGAGCCTTCATTATTGAATTTGTTAGCCAGTGAAGATGACGTGATTAAAAATCGTCTTGTCGGGGCTTTGGTTTGGGTGGTTGTCTTGTTGTGGTTTGTCCCCGCTTGGTATGCTGACCCTGCTTATCAACAAACAGCTAAGCCAGAGCAAAATCAGCATCAAGCGATTGTTATGAAGCCCCTTGTTAAGCCGCCGGAAGTGGTTGCCGAAGAACAGGCTAAGGCGATGGAAGCGGCCAAGCTGCAAAAAGCACAAGAAATGGCAGCTCGTCAAGCGCGCCTCGTTCAGGAATCCCGCGTTGAACCCATCAAAGTTACTGAGAAAATGCCTCCCAAAGCGGCCGCTGAACGTCCTGCCGATGCAGTATCCGTAAATAAGTCAGCGGTAGCGGATAAAGGGTATATCGTTATTCTGGCGACCTTTGAAAATAAGCAGTTGTTGGACACGGCTTTAGAAAAAGCCGCTAAAGCGGGCTATCCCTTGGTGGTGAAAACCTATTCCAAGGTGGCTGATGGCAGAACCTATTTGCAGTTTAATCTAAGAACACAAATGTACGATTCTTATGACAAAGCGCAAACAGCCCAACAGAATTTGGATAAAATACTACGCCTTAAGGGATCATTCGTTCGCGCGATTGCCCTTAAGCCTCAAAACTAA
- a CDS encoding bifunctional folylpolyglutamate synthase/dihydrofolate synthase has translation MNFAVKPNAESSVNEWVDWLLQLHAQEIDLGLDRIRKVATQMQLLRPAPQVITVAGTNGKGSTVAMLVSVLRAAGFQVGSYTSPHIQRFNERIAINGSPVPDALISGAFAAIEAQRELTKLTYFEFSTLAALQVFKDAQLDIVVLEVGLGGRLDAVNVVDADAVIITAIDIDHVDWLGDNRAQIALEKAGVTRSGHLAVCSDPHPPATLSAFCVEREVPLLRLNKDFSFVSKETKDRWTFMDANGVSLNLPAPSLKGDFQLQNASGVVALLFALQQGGALAISVERLEQALELGLLQAKHPGRLQSLCFKLAGRFHHWLVDVAHNPQSAKVLAEYLEQQSLSDLHMLFSVLEDKDSLPMVQVLAPYVAHWTITDLAIPRGASLTKLQFVLQQAGIAAQQVQDAPNMDAAVAGLLRNSGAAQSVAVPTHLVCGSFFTVAQFYQALARLDAEML, from the coding sequence ATGAATTTTGCCGTTAAACCGAATGCCGAAAGCTCGGTCAATGAATGGGTCGATTGGTTGTTACAGTTGCATGCACAAGAAATAGATTTGGGCTTGGATCGTATCCGTAAGGTTGCTACGCAGATGCAGTTGCTGCGCCCAGCACCGCAAGTGATTACCGTTGCGGGGACGAACGGCAAAGGCTCAACGGTTGCGATGTTGGTCAGTGTTTTGCGCGCAGCAGGTTTTCAGGTGGGCTCTTATACCTCACCGCATATTCAGCGTTTTAATGAGCGCATTGCAATTAATGGTTCGCCGGTACCTGATGCCTTAATTAGTGGGGCGTTTGCGGCGATTGAAGCGCAGCGTGAGCTTACCAAGCTAACCTATTTTGAGTTTTCTACCTTGGCTGCTTTGCAGGTTTTTAAAGATGCGCAGCTTGATATTGTGGTGCTTGAAGTAGGGTTGGGCGGCCGTCTTGATGCGGTTAATGTGGTCGATGCTGATGCGGTGATTATTACCGCGATTGATATTGATCACGTCGATTGGCTGGGCGATAACCGAGCGCAAATCGCTTTAGAAAAAGCCGGTGTGACTCGGTCTGGGCATCTTGCGGTCTGCTCCGATCCACACCCTCCGGCAACTTTGTCGGCTTTTTGTGTTGAGCGAGAAGTTCCTTTACTGCGTTTAAATAAAGATTTCTCTTTTGTCTCTAAGGAGACAAAAGACCGCTGGACTTTTATGGACGCGAATGGGGTTTCATTGAATTTGCCTGCGCCATCGTTAAAAGGCGATTTTCAGTTGCAAAACGCCTCTGGGGTGGTTGCATTGTTGTTCGCTTTACAGCAAGGAGGCGCCTTAGCCATTTCTGTCGAGCGTTTAGAACAAGCTTTAGAGTTGGGGTTATTGCAAGCAAAGCACCCAGGGCGTTTGCAGAGTTTGTGTTTTAAACTGGCCGGACGCTTTCATCATTGGTTGGTCGATGTAGCACATAATCCTCAGTCCGCAAAAGTGTTGGCAGAGTATTTAGAGCAGCAGTCGTTAAGTGATCTGCATATGTTGTTTTCAGTCTTAGAAGATAAGGATTCTTTGCCAATGGTGCAGGTCTTGGCGCCCTATGTTGCCCATTGGACGATTACGGACTTGGCCATTCCTCGCGGGGCCAGTTTGACTAAGTTACAATTTGTTTTGCAGCAGGCTGGGATTGCTGCACAACAGGTGCAGGACGCACCGAATATGGATGCCGCTGTGGCAGGTTTGTTGCGAAACAGTGGCGCTGCGCAGTCAGTGGCGGTGCCAACCCATCTCGTGTGTGGTTCCTTTTTTACGGTCGCACAGTTTTACCAAGCCTTGGCTCGTCTTGATGCGGAGATGCTTTAA
- the accD gene encoding acetyl-CoA carboxylase, carboxyltransferase subunit beta encodes MNWFEKILPSIKQVADRKKSVPEGLWTKCPKCEATLYRAEVSRNQEVCPKCDHHMRLGGRARLESFLDEGSFSEVFSGVSPVDRLKFKDLKKYKDRIAQAQRATGEKDSFITATGTIEGLPVVTGAFDFRYMGGSMGSVVGEKFVRGVDMAIAEDRPFIVFSASGGARMQEALFSLMQMAKTSAALGRLRAKGLPFISVLTDPTMGGVSASFAMLGDLNVAEPKALIGFAGPRVIEQTVREKLPEGFQRSEFLLEHGAIDRIVHRHALRSELASICKMLLKQPA; translated from the coding sequence ATGAACTGGTTCGAGAAGATTCTACCAAGTATTAAACAGGTGGCAGACCGCAAAAAATCGGTGCCAGAAGGGCTTTGGACAAAATGTCCAAAATGTGAAGCGACACTGTATCGTGCGGAAGTTTCACGCAACCAAGAGGTATGCCCGAAATGTGATCACCATATGCGTTTAGGTGGTCGTGCGCGTCTGGAAAGTTTCTTGGACGAAGGCTCTTTTAGCGAGGTTTTTTCCGGCGTCTCTCCGGTGGATCGCCTGAAATTTAAAGATTTAAAAAAGTATAAAGATCGTATTGCGCAAGCACAGCGTGCGACCGGTGAGAAAGACTCTTTTATTACTGCGACGGGGACGATTGAAGGTTTGCCAGTGGTCACTGGTGCATTTGATTTTCGCTATATGGGCGGTTCAATGGGGTCGGTTGTCGGTGAGAAGTTTGTTCGTGGTGTGGATATGGCCATTGCTGAAGATCGCCCATTTATTGTTTTTTCCGCATCCGGTGGCGCGCGTATGCAAGAAGCGTTGTTCTCATTGATGCAGATGGCCAAAACCTCGGCCGCTCTTGGGCGTTTACGCGCTAAAGGATTGCCGTTCATTTCTGTGTTGACTGACCCGACTATGGGTGGGGTTTCAGCATCTTTCGCGATGTTGGGCGATTTGAACGTCGCGGAGCCAAAAGCCTTGATCGGCTTTGCTGGCCCGAGAGTTATCGAACAAACTGTGCGCGAAAAGCTGCCGGAAGGTTTTCAACGCAGTGAGTTTTTATTAGAGCATGGTGCGATTGATCGTATTGTTCATCGTCATGCGTTGCGCTCCGAGTTAGCCAGTATTTGTAAAATGCTTCTTAAGCAGCCAGCATAA
- the trpA gene encoding tryptophan synthase subunit alpha, whose amino-acid sequence MSRISQKLADLKAQGKTALIPYITAGDPRPSATVSLMHLLVAKGADMLELGVPFSDPMADGPVIQKAVERALTHNVSMNDVFEMVREFREKDAITPIILMGYLNPVERMGFEKFAHAARSVGVDAALTVDMPPEESIGYFDALKAAGLDRIFLVSPTTPVSRLRAVNEKGSGFVYYVSLKGVTGSKEIDIADVATQMARLKGEINLPIGIGFGIRNGETAAAMSQQGDAVIVGSALVSLIEVNQDKDLYEIELAIGAKMDEFRQAITHADAQ is encoded by the coding sequence ATGAGCAGAATTTCACAAAAATTGGCGGACTTGAAGGCGCAAGGTAAGACAGCGCTAATTCCTTATATCACGGCGGGCGATCCTCGTCCGAGCGCCACGGTCAGTTTGATGCATCTGTTGGTTGCCAAAGGTGCAGATATGCTTGAGTTGGGCGTGCCGTTTTCCGATCCGATGGCCGATGGTCCGGTGATTCAGAAAGCGGTTGAGCGTGCTTTAACCCACAATGTCAGTATGAACGATGTGTTTGAAATGGTGCGTGAGTTCCGTGAAAAGGATGCCATTACGCCGATTATCTTAATGGGGTATCTCAATCCGGTTGAGCGTATGGGCTTTGAAAAATTTGCTCACGCTGCGCGTTCAGTCGGTGTTGATGCGGCTTTAACTGTCGATATGCCACCAGAAGAATCCATCGGGTATTTTGATGCGCTGAAAGCCGCCGGCTTGGATCGAATTTTCTTGGTTTCGCCGACCACACCGGTGAGTCGTTTGCGTGCTGTGAACGAGAAAGGCAGCGGTTTTGTCTACTATGTTTCTTTAAAAGGGGTCACCGGTTCTAAAGAGATTGATATTGCCGATGTTGCCACGCAGATGGCGCGTTTGAAAGGCGAAATTAACTTGCCCATCGGTATTGGTTTCGGTATTCGCAATGGCGAGACTGCGGCGGCGATGTCTCAACAGGGGGATGCGGTAATTGTCGGTTCAGCCTTGGTGAGTTTGATAGAGGTCAATCAAGATAAAGACCTATATGAAATTGAGTTAGCCATCGGCGCGAAGATGGATGAATTTCGTCAGGCGATTACGCACGCTGATGCGCAGTAA
- the trpB gene encoding tryptophan synthase subunit beta: MTTESSRIDFSQFPDKQGHFGPYGGIFAPETLMAALEQLNNEYESVKNDADFLSEIANDLRDYVGRPTPLYYAQRWSEHLGGAKIYLKREDLNHTGAHKVNNTIGQALLAKRLGKTRIIAETGAGQHGVASATVAARLGLECVVYMGADDVVRQSPNVARMRMLGAKVVAVESGSRTLKDALNEAMRDWVTNVDNTFYIIGTVAGPHPYPAMVRDFQAVIGEEAREQCLAKEGRLPDALIACVGGGSNAIGLFHKFLADESVKIYGVEPAGHGLESGQHAAPLCKGTPGVLHGNRTYLMQDENGQILGTHSISAGLDYPGVGPEHSWLKDIGRVNYVAIDDEEALQGFRDLTRFEGIIPALESSHALAYATKLAPTMRKDQIIIINLSGRGDKDMNTICQIEGIEF, translated from the coding sequence ATGACAACCGAAAGTTCGAGAATAGATTTTTCCCAGTTTCCTGATAAGCAGGGGCATTTTGGTCCATATGGTGGTATTTTTGCGCCGGAAACATTAATGGCCGCTTTAGAACAGCTAAATAATGAGTATGAAAGTGTCAAAAACGATGCCGATTTCTTGAGTGAAATTGCCAATGATTTGCGAGATTATGTTGGGCGTCCCACGCCACTTTATTATGCGCAACGCTGGTCAGAGCATTTGGGTGGTGCCAAGATTTATTTAAAGCGCGAAGATTTGAATCATACCGGCGCGCACAAGGTAAACAATACGATTGGACAGGCCTTATTGGCAAAGCGCCTTGGTAAAACGCGTATTATCGCCGAAACTGGCGCTGGACAACATGGCGTGGCGTCGGCGACCGTTGCTGCACGTCTGGGGTTGGAGTGCGTGGTTTATATGGGCGCTGATGATGTCGTGCGTCAATCGCCAAACGTTGCGCGGATGCGAATGTTAGGTGCCAAAGTGGTTGCGGTCGAATCCGGTTCTCGTACCTTAAAAGATGCGCTAAACGAAGCAATGCGCGATTGGGTTACGAATGTGGATAACACCTTCTATATCATTGGTACGGTTGCAGGCCCACATCCTTATCCAGCGATGGTACGCGACTTCCAGGCGGTGATTGGTGAAGAGGCACGTGAACAGTGCTTGGCGAAAGAAGGACGACTGCCGGATGCATTGATTGCTTGTGTTGGTGGTGGCTCTAATGCGATTGGGTTATTCCATAAGTTTTTAGCCGATGAATCGGTCAAAATTTACGGGGTTGAACCGGCTGGGCACGGTCTGGAAAGTGGGCAGCACGCCGCCCCTTTATGTAAAGGCACGCCAGGTGTGTTGCATGGCAACCGTACCTATTTGATGCAGGATGAAAATGGTCAGATTTTAGGAACCCATTCGATTTCGGCAGGGCTCGATTACCCAGGTGTAGGCCCTGAACATTCTTGGTTAAAAGACATTGGTCGCGTAAATTATGTGGCGATTGACGATGAAGAAGCGTTGCAAGGTTTCCGCGATTTAACCCGTTTTGAGGGGATTATCCCCGCATTGGAGTCGTCGCATGCCTTGGCTTATGCAACGAAGTTAGCGCCGACCATGCGTAAAGATCAGATTATTATCATCAATCTGTCTGGTCGTGGTGACAAAGACATGAATACTATTTGTCAAATCGAAGGAATCGAATTTTAA
- a CDS encoding phosphoribosylanthranilate isomerase, with the protein MRTRVKICGLTRVEDALVAIEAGADAIGLVFYEPSPRYVDIVTARAIAEKAPAFVTVTALFVNPDVAFVEQVLSAMRIDLLQFHGDESAAFCRQFGRNYIKAVPMKADTDVQQIASEFYDCSGLLLDTYKPGVPGGTGEAFNWQLVPQTCAKPIILAGGLTPQNAAAAIVQTAPWALDVSGGVEASKGIKSADKISQFMQEVMSTVR; encoded by the coding sequence ATGCGAACTCGTGTTAAAATCTGCGGCCTGACTAGAGTGGAAGATGCGCTAGTGGCGATTGAGGCTGGCGCTGATGCGATTGGCTTGGTGTTTTACGAGCCCAGTCCACGTTATGTGGATATTGTTACCGCGCGTGCGATTGCTGAAAAAGCGCCGGCATTTGTTACAGTGACGGCTTTGTTTGTCAATCCAGATGTGGCGTTTGTCGAACAAGTTTTAAGCGCGATGCGGATTGATTTGTTGCAATTTCATGGTGATGAAAGTGCTGCGTTTTGTCGCCAATTTGGGCGGAATTATATAAAAGCGGTGCCGATGAAAGCGGATACCGATGTTCAACAAATTGCGAGCGAGTTTTACGATTGTAGCGGCTTGTTGCTCGATACCTATAAACCGGGCGTTCCGGGTGGTACGGGTGAAGCCTTTAATTGGCAATTGGTCCCGCAAACCTGCGCTAAACCAATTATCTTGGCCGGCGGTTTAACCCCTCAGAACGCAGCGGCCGCGATTGTTCAAACAGCGCCTTGGGCGCTCGATGTCAGTGGCGGTGTAGAAGCGTCGAAAGGGATTAAATCCGCCGATAAAATTTCGCAATTTATGCAAGAAGTAATGAGTACAGTTCGATGA
- the truA gene encoding tRNA pseudouridine(38-40) synthase TruA — protein MRIVLGVEYQGGRYCGYQRQKHCPSVQAHLEQALSSIANQPIELYCAGRTDTGVHAIGQVVHFDSTAVRPQRAWIQGVNTQLPEDIRVVWMQEMLGGPEGFHARFSAVARQYRYVIYNRQVHSAVLAGRVTHEAYRLDAPAMHLAAQALLGEQDFSSFRAAACQASHARRNVQSVQVSRSGDFVLIDIQANAFLHHMVRNIVGALIEVGKVHQGTAWIAELLALRDRTKAAPTAPAEGLYFVNAIYPDVWQIPQAQLDAVLWHF, from the coding sequence ATGCGCATTGTTCTCGGGGTTGAATACCAAGGGGGGCGTTATTGCGGCTATCAGCGGCAAAAGCATTGCCCCTCGGTGCAAGCGCATCTTGAACAAGCGTTAAGTTCGATTGCTAATCAGCCTATTGAATTGTATTGTGCTGGGCGTACCGATACGGGTGTGCACGCAATTGGACAGGTGGTGCATTTTGATAGTACAGCGGTACGTCCGCAGCGCGCTTGGATTCAGGGCGTTAATACTCAACTGCCTGAAGACATTCGTGTTGTTTGGATGCAAGAGATGTTAGGTGGTCCAGAGGGCTTTCATGCCCGTTTTTCCGCGGTTGCGCGTCAATACCGTTATGTCATTTATAACCGGCAAGTGCATTCTGCTGTTCTGGCTGGGCGAGTAACCCATGAAGCTTATCGGTTGGATGCGCCTGCGATGCATCTTGCGGCGCAAGCCTTGTTGGGTGAGCAGGATTTCTCTTCGTTTCGTGCAGCAGCTTGTCAAGCCAGTCATGCGCGTCGTAATGTGCAGTCGGTGCAAGTCTCACGCAGCGGTGATTTTGTGTTGATTGACATTCAAGCGAATGCTTTCTTGCATCATATGGTGCGTAATATTGTTGGCGCTTTGATTGAGGTTGGCAAAGTCCATCAAGGCACCGCTTGGATTGCCGAGTTATTGGCGTTGCGGGACCGTACTAAAGCGGCACCGACCGCGCCGGCAGAAGGGCTCTATTTTGTGAATGCAATCTATCCGGATGTTTGGCAAATCCCACAAGCGCAACTTGATGCCGTTTTGTGGCATTTTTAA
- a CDS encoding aspartate-semialdehyde dehydrogenase — translation MTKLYDVAVVGATGAVGETILKVLEERNFPVGKLFPLASSRSAGKRIEFNGKWVEVQDLETFDFSQAQIGLFSPGASVSAIYAPKAAAAGCVVVDNTSQFRYDDDIPLVVPEVNPEAIAGYKNRGIIANPNCSTIQMLVALKPIYDAVGIKRINVATYQAVSGTGKEAIEELAKQTASLLNMKPVECNVYPKQIAFNCIPQIDVFMENGYTKEEMKMVWETKKIMGDDAILVNPTAVRVPVFFGHSEAVHIETDRKITAAEARALFEKSEGIVVIDEQVDGGYPTAVSDAADTNPVYVGRIREDISCENGLNLWVVADNVRKGAATNTVQIAEVLIKDYL, via the coding sequence ATGACAAAGCTTTATGATGTCGCTGTTGTTGGTGCAACCGGTGCAGTCGGTGAAACTATTCTAAAAGTGCTAGAAGAACGTAATTTTCCGGTTGGCAAGTTGTTTCCGTTGGCGTCAAGCCGTTCTGCGGGTAAGCGCATTGAATTTAACGGTAAGTGGGTAGAAGTCCAGGACTTAGAAACATTCGATTTCAGTCAAGCGCAAATCGGTCTTTTCTCACCGGGTGCAAGTGTGTCCGCAATCTACGCTCCTAAAGCGGCCGCAGCAGGTTGTGTGGTTGTCGATAATACCTCGCAATTCCGTTACGACGACGATATTCCGCTGGTTGTGCCAGAGGTGAATCCAGAGGCGATTGCCGGTTACAAAAATCGCGGGATTATTGCTAACCCAAACTGTTCGACCATTCAGATGTTGGTTGCTTTAAAGCCAATTTATGATGCTGTAGGCATTAAGCGTATCAACGTGGCGACTTATCAGGCGGTTTCTGGTACTGGAAAAGAAGCGATTGAAGAGTTGGCGAAACAGACGGCCAGTCTGTTGAATATGAAACCAGTCGAATGCAATGTGTATCCAAAACAGATTGCGTTTAACTGTATTCCGCAAATCGATGTATTTATGGAGAATGGCTACACCAAAGAAGAGATGAAGATGGTGTGGGAAACAAAGAAAATCATGGGCGATGACGCGATTTTGGTTAACCCAACCGCGGTCCGTGTTCCGGTGTTTTTTGGTCACTCCGAAGCGGTGCATATTGAAACGGATCGAAAAATCACGGCCGCAGAGGCGCGCGCTTTATTTGAAAAATCCGAGGGTATCGTGGTGATTGATGAACAGGTTGACGGAGGTTATCCGACAGCGGTATCCGATGCAGCCGATACCAATCCGGTTTATGTTGGCCGTATTCGTGAGGACATTTCTTGTGAAAACGGTTTGAACCTTTGGGTGGTTGCGGATAACGTGCGCAAAGGCGCGGCGACGAACACGGTGCAAATTGCCGAAGTATTGATTAAAGATTATCTCTAA
- a CDS encoding bactofilin family protein: MIATGCHIQGEFNRLEGELHNDGLIEGVIDTKFDLSVGASGVVKGLVKARSVVISGLIEGHVACDKLEILPEGRLVGDLICSEFVVEPGGKFIGQRHQLAEGGRVLSMNDVMDSKEHERLLDFAGLHEEPLDKQDYLVVEHRAKE; the protein is encoded by the coding sequence ATTATTGCCACAGGGTGCCACATCCAAGGTGAATTTAACCGGCTCGAAGGTGAGTTACACAACGACGGATTAATTGAAGGGGTGATTGACACCAAATTTGATTTATCGGTTGGTGCCAGTGGGGTGGTTAAAGGTCTGGTTAAGGCGCGTTCGGTGGTGATCAGTGGCTTGATTGAAGGGCACGTGGCGTGCGATAAGCTGGAAATTTTACCGGAAGGTCGTCTGGTTGGTGATCTGATTTGCAGCGAGTTTGTGGTTGAGCCGGGCGGTAAATTTATTGGTCAGCGGCATCAATTGGCAGAAGGCGGGCGTGTTCTCTCGATGAATGATGTGATGGATTCAAAAGAGCATGAACGGTTGTTGGATTTTGCCGGTTTGCACGAGGAACCGCTGGATAAGCAAGATTACTTGGTGGTTGAACACCGAGCGAAAGAATAA
- a CDS encoding M23 family metallopeptidase, producing MRNRFTITISDVHGARHYSFSQLAKRFVGWLMIVMALAWVIGGLTVWWFSHKVDQVEEQHKFAVKAYSDRLAKTQQDYDQMLAEKTELEETLNQRSEHLDTLDQTLQNIEELMLSKDDLQSMENVPFEQRLQNLQMNSLERSLMLTAIPNGPAVRNFKGLTSFYGERKNPVTGVRRMHSGIDYRAERGEDVIATADGIVSFSAFSQETGYGNLVAITHADGFKTRYGHLDKRVVKVGDYVYKGDKIGEVGNTGRSSGAHLHYEVLFLSHRLDPKPFHEWTQKNYKAIFKEVKLVPWGSLVQAVSFQAKKVEKQLLPQGATSKVNLTGSKVSYTTTD from the coding sequence ATGCGAAACCGTTTTACAATCACCATCAGTGATGTGCATGGTGCTCGTCACTATAGCTTTTCACAGCTTGCCAAACGCTTTGTCGGCTGGTTGATGATTGTAATGGCCTTAGCGTGGGTAATCGGCGGCTTAACGGTTTGGTGGTTTTCGCATAAGGTGGATCAGGTTGAAGAGCAGCATAAGTTTGCCGTCAAAGCCTATTCGGATCGTTTAGCGAAAACCCAGCAAGATTACGATCAGATGTTGGCTGAGAAGACCGAGCTCGAAGAGACGCTTAACCAACGAAGTGAGCATCTCGATACGCTTGACCAGACGTTGCAGAATATCGAGGAGTTAATGCTCTCTAAAGATGATCTGCAAAGCATGGAAAACGTGCCGTTTGAGCAGCGGCTGCAAAATTTGCAGATGAACTCTTTGGAGCGCAGCTTGATGCTGACCGCCATTCCGAATGGCCCAGCGGTTCGGAATTTTAAAGGGCTGACCAGTTTTTATGGTGAGCGTAAAAATCCGGTAACGGGTGTTCGTCGCATGCACAGTGGGATTGATTATCGCGCTGAGCGCGGTGAAGATGTCATTGCGACCGCTGACGGTATTGTTTCGTTTTCGGCATTTAGCCAAGAGACTGGGTATGGAAACTTAGTCGCGATAACCCATGCCGATGGATTTAAAACGCGTTATGGGCATCTGGATAAGCGTGTCGTTAAGGTGGGTGACTACGTTTATAAGGGTGATAAAATCGGCGAAGTCGGAAATACGGGGCGTTCTTCTGGGGCGCATCTGCATTACGAAGTATTGTTTTTATCGCATCGCCTCGATCCAAAACCGTTCCATGAGTGGACGCAAAAGAATTACAAGGCGATTTTCAAAGAGGTGAAATTGGTACCATGGGGTTCTTTAGTTCAAGCAGTAAGCTTTCAGGCAAAGAAGGTGGAAAAACAATTATTGCCACAGGGTGCCACATCCAAGGTGAATTTAACCGGCTCGAAGGTGAGTTACACAACGACGGATTAA